A genomic segment from Spinacia oleracea cultivar Varoflay chromosome 3, BTI_SOV_V1, whole genome shotgun sequence encodes:
- the LOC110789716 gene encoding zinc finger CCCH domain-containing protein 44 isoform X1 — MAETRLTRITVQALPSVDKPVLSPASITVDRSHDIVQLPDSQLPEVPMEEVVVVKKRRGRPPRNIGGAAAGGAPPIPVAKKSKKEDEDVCFICFDGGNLVLCDYRDCPKAYHPACVKRDESFFRRSIRWNCGWHLCNFCQKNALFMCYTCPYSLCKRCVKQADVLCIRRNKGFCRTCMTTIKLVENIPQETKEQVQVDFDDTTSWEYLFKVYWIYLKEKEALTLDELTRATNPWKVSGLENNNFQQKRAETCPSNVSELSSSNVQLETNNLKRRKTRRQQQLLNLNSQNVDNSDGNKVTGLHAAADWASKELLDFVAHMKNGETSVLSQFDVQALLLDYIRKNNLRDPRQKCQIICDRRLEDLFGKERVGHFEMLKLLEYHFKEESRTNGVIRGAAVDPLASQLENEGISDDFQIPSRETRRQSRKKAEEKGRQIKLDSYAAIDVHNINLIYLKRSLLENLMVDAENFHDKVVGSVVRIRISSNDQKQDMHRLVRIIGTSKETEPYKIGVKTESFMLKILNLNKIEDVAIGAISDQEFSEDECRRLRQSIKLGLVERMTVGEIQEKAVSLQTMRVNDWLETEIRRLNHLRDRASEMGHRKELRECVEKIELLKAPEERLRRIQEIPDVHADPRMDPSYGSDDDSGESDIKKQDGSMTPKYSNSNARVELISPVRSGDMLKDDRTIKPIKISFANGERRRKNSAKFHVGKVESTTRPLEPSHNSEKVDAASKIPEEDFNSRADFVVVSGDRGVTKPGFVSDSVTTALSSRMLLVSDMNELEKIWHYRDPSGKVQGPFCMLQLRKWCSKDFFPTDLRVWKINESLDRSILLTDALKKQQSNEPETEPDVEQLSCSQSYCGVESDDRKVNPLEEFSSNSDAPFVAYNPNEEGSNKNLTDVNASSDAYENQGGIDQPSGFDIKARLIESLFDTEEPSSTATPTGSSETMQVPLTFESSHPSTSTSKSGNPDLECQVVVKSQPSSPNAGQPDSEICWGTSNGFGTSDLPCVTQKSNPPDLNGLNLEIHVASDVSRDFDATCGTGSSPTKSSHLPNLTPKAENKDVNDHHDTINKNLVVSGGYEQDSGTDAVSGGICLSMLPIAAVKVEKNDGLKPQTIENRQSISSNVPGRDKEAIWSSTISAETDLSLLANNHLNTESMKAHAIENNKHYNNTSSVPELVSGTSWNPISGGIVFSDPPKLESNTTSTTWTSSSISGGMRFPDLPTTSLKLGNKSSEITNIRGQDSCINWSTSSSLVGEEVHLPDDVANEWGPYSTVVHAKPDAIATPASQSCQLLNLHCDISSWQPIELSTLGDESVSDLLSEVEAMESLRGMSSPTSRMNCGPDSIDSVDDDCFSPLGGLSPNLDPGKNNNMGFHIQQPSINHHHQQPHHGAFTVMRDLERTSSCILSTTTTTTTTGSVQVEAADKQTIALMPFLDFVSKGPVSAVLLPPVGAAVSSSHSPPPPPPEASLPLPLFPPPSLSSLPQVSLPSPSPPPASLPLPPPPPSLQLPLPPPPPPPPPPPASLPSPPPPPPPSLPSPPQSLPPPPASLPSPPPPPPPSLPSPPQSLPPPPPSLPSPPPPPPEEKPPSPPQKRPSALSLNSPSSPREEGEVDPASLSVHHPKPRHHRQPSPKTPTIKVAPSADTRKQGSENTRTNWEPPGHPGGKLSGNTGSILGTPNMHWHISGPGIPAVNTHWSTSVVSQGTRGSSQTSPRYNNHSGGGGRHSGSKDRSNNHQHGGVDSGVSKSSRPNSWSRQSSFGGGGGGGGGPSRPLPPPPRGGPRVCKFYESGYCKKGASCKYLHP, encoded by the exons GTTGGCATTTATGTAACTTCTGTCAAAAGAATGCTCTCTTTATGTGCTACACGTGCCCTTACTCTTTATGCAAGCGGTGCGTCAAACAGGCAGATGTTTTGTGCATCAGAAGGAACAAAGGATTCTGTAGAACGTGCATGACAACTATTAAGTTAGTCGAAAATATTCCACAAGAGACAAAGGAGCAG GTTCAAGTAGATTTTGATGATACTACTAGCTGGGAATACCTCTTTAAGGTATATTGGATATAtttgaaagaaaaagaagctcTAACTTTAGATGAGCTGACTCGGGCTACTAATCCCTGGAAAGTTTCTGGACTTGAAAACAATAACTTTCAGCAGAAAAGAGCCGAGACATGTCCTAGTAATGTTTCTGAGCTAAGCAGTAGCAATGTACAATTGGAAACAAATAAtttaaaaagaagaaaaaccAGAAGACAGCAGCAGTTATTGAATCTGAATTCACAAAATGTTGACAACTCAGATGGGAACAAGGTAACAGGTTTGCATGCAGCAGCTGATTGGGCATCTAAAGAACTTTTGGATTTTGTTGCACATATGAAAAATGGTGAAACATCAGTCCTGTCTCAGTTTGATGTTCAGGCTCTTCTACTTGATTATATAAGGAAAAACAATCTCCGCGATCCTCGTCAGAAATGTCAAATTATCTGTGATAGAAGATTGGAGGATTTGTTTGGTAAAGAACGAGTTGGTCATTTCGAAATGCTTAAGCTGCTTGAATATCACTTCAAAGAAGAATCTCGTACCAATGGTGTTATTAGGGGTGCAGCTGTTGACCCTCTTGCTTCACAGCTGGAGAATGAGGGGATAAGTGATGATTTTCAGATTCCAAGTAGAGAAACTAGGCGGCAAAGCCGTAAAAAGGCTGAAGAAAAAGGCCGGCAAATCAAACTGGATAGTTATGCAGCAATTGACGTTCACAACATCAATTTAATTTATCTGAAGCGGAGTTTGTTGGAAAATCTCATGGTAGATGCAGAAAATTTTCATGATAAGGTTGTTGGTTCAGTTGTTCGAATTAGAATATCCAGCAATGATCAAAAGCAAGATATGCATCGGTTGGTCCGAATTATAG GTACTAGCAAAGAAACTGAACCATATAAAATTGGTGTTAAGACAGAGAGCTTCAtgcttaaaatattaaatctaaACAAGATAGAAGATGTGGCCATTGGTGCAATTTCAGACCAAGAGTTCTCTGAG GATGAATGCAGGCGTTTACGCCAAAGTATTAAGTTGGGGCTTGTTGAGAGGATGACTGTG GGGGAAATTCAGGAAAAAGCAGTTTCACTACAGACAATGAGGGTAAATGAT TGGCTTGAAACGGAGATAAGGAGGCTTAATCATCTTAGGGATCGAGCTAGTGAGATGGGGCACCGCAAGGA GCTTAGAGAATGTGTGGAGAAAATCGAGCTGCTGAAGGCACCCGAAGAACGTCTACGCAGGATTCAAGAAATTCCAGACGTCCATGCTGATCCAAGAATGGATCCTAGTTATGGGTCTGATGATGATTCTGGTGAGTCAGACATTAAGAAGCAAG ATGGGTCTATGACACcaaaatactccaattccaatgcAAGAGTGGAGTTGATTTCTCCTGTAAGATCAGGGGATATGTTGAAGGATGACAGGACGATCAAGCCGATAAAAATCTCTTTCGCTAATGGGGAGCGCAGGAGGAAAAACTCTGCTAAATTTCATGTCGGGAAAGTTGAAAGTACCACAAGACCCCTCGAGCCCTCTCACAATTCCGAAAAAGTTGATGCTGCATCTAAGATCCCGGAAGAAGATTTCAATAGTCGAGCAGATTTCGTTGTTGTTTCTGGTGATCGTGGTGTAACGAAACCTGGATTTGTTTCTGATTCAGTAACAACGGCTCTTTCCTCGCGGATGCTCCTCGTTTCTGATATGAATGAACTCGAGAAGATTTGGCATTATCGGGATCCTTCAGGAAAAGTTCAAGGACCATTCTGCATGTTGCAGCTGCGCAAGTGGTGTTCAAAGGATTTTTTCCCTACCGATTTAAGAGTGTGGAAGATTAACGAAAGTCTAGATCGGTCCATCCTTTTGACTGACGCGTTAAAAAAGCAGCAATCTAATGAGCCTGAGACTGAGCCCGATGTGGAGCAGCTTTCATGCTCTCAGTCTTATTGTGGGGTCGAATCTGATGATAGAAAAGTTAACCCTCTTGAAGAGTTTAGCAGTAACTCTGATGCACCTTTCGTGGCCTATAATCCAAACGAAGAAGGAAGCAACAAAAACTTGACTGACGTAAATGCTTCTTCAGACGCTTATGAAAATCAAGGTGGCATAGATCAACCTTCTGGGTTTGATATAAAAGCACGACTAATCGAGAGTTTGTTTGACACTGAAGAACCCAGTTCAACTGCTACTCCTACTGGTTCTTCTGAAACAATGCAAGTTCCTCTGACTTTTGAGTCCTCTCATCCTTCCACTTCAACATCAAAATCTGGTAATCCCGACTTGGAATGTCAGGTGGTAGTGAAAAGTCAACCTTCTAGTCCGAATGCTGGTCAACCAGATTCTGAAATTTGTTGGGGCACTTCTAATGGATTTGGGACTTCTGATCTTCCATGTGTAACACAAAAATCCAATCCACCGGACTTGAATGGCCTTAATTTGGAGATTCATGTCGCTTCAGATGTTTCTAGAGACTTTGATGCTACTTGTGGAACAGGTTCTAGTCCAACCAAGTCTTCTCATCTGCCAAATCTTACGCCAAAGGCGGAAAATAAGGATGTCAATGATCATCATGATACAATAAACAAAAATTTGGTTGTTTCAGGTGGCTATGAGCAGGATTCAGGTACAGATGCAGTTTCTGGCGGAATTTGTCTCTCTATGCTGCCAATTGCTGCTGTAAAAGTGGAGAAAAATGACGGCCTAAAACCGCAAACTATAGAAAATAGGCAATCCATCTCGTCAAATGTTCCTGGTCGAGATAAAGAAGCAATCTGGAGCAGTACTATTTCTGCTGAAACCGACCTCTCTTTACTGGCAAACAATCATTTAAACACAGAGTCCATGAAAGCACATGCTAttgaaaacaacaaacattatAATAACACTTCTAGTGTTCCTGAGCTAGTTTCTGGTACCAGTTGGAATCCGATTTCTGGTGGTATTGTGTTTTCTGATCCCCCAAAGTTAGAGAGCAACACTACTTCTACTACCTGGACTTCTTCTTCTATATCAGGTGGAATGAGATTTCCTGATCTTCCAACTACCTCACTGAAACTGGGAAATAAAAGTTCTGAAATCACGAATATCCGTGGACAAGATTCGTGTATTAATTGGAGCACTTCTTCTAGCCTAGTAGGCGAGGAAGTTCATCTACCCGATGATGTTGCGAATGAGTGGGGCCCATATTCCACAGTAGTACATGCTAAACCTGATGCTATTGCTACACCAGCATCTCAAAGTTGTCAGTTGCTTAATCTACATTGTGATATTTCAAGTTGGCAGCCGATCGAGCTTAGCACGTTAGGCGATGAATCGGTTTCTGATCTGTTGTCGGAGGTTGAGGCGATGGAGTCTTTAAGAGGTATGTCGTCCCCAACTTCTAGGATGAACTGTGGACCTGACTCGATTGACTCAGTAGATGATGATTGTTTTAGTCCTCTTGGTGGGTTGAGCCCGAATCTCGATCCgggaaagaataataatatGGGATTCCATATTCAGCAGCCTAGTATCaaccatcatcatcaacaaccacaTCATGGGGCTTTTACGGTTATGCGTGATCTCGAGAGAACATCGTCATGTATTCTAtctacaaccaccaccaccaccaccaccggaaGCGTTCAAGTAGAAGCCGCCGATAAGCAAActattgctttgatgcctttcCTGGATTTTGTTTCTAAAGGTCCCGTGTCTGCAGTGCTGCTACCACCAGTAGGAGCAGCAGTGTCCTCGTCGcattcaccaccaccaccaccaccagaaGCATCCTTACCACTACCGCTATTTCCACCACCATCACTATCATCCTTGCCACAAGTATCCTTACCATCACCTTCACCACCACCAGCATCCTTACCgctgccaccaccaccaccatccttACAGTTGCCtctaccaccaccaccgccaccgccaccaccacctccagcaTCCttaccatcaccaccaccaccgccaccaccatCCTTACCATCGCCACCACAATCCTTACCACCACCTCCAGCATCCttaccatcaccaccaccaccaccaccaccatccttACCATCACCACCACAATCCTTACCACCGCCACCACCATCCTTACcatcgccaccaccaccaccaccagaaGAAAAACCACCTTCACCACCTCAAAAACGACCTTCCGCCTTGAGCCTCAACAGCCCATCAAGCCCACGTGAGGAGGGAGAGGTAGACCCTGCTTCTCTTTCAGTTCACCATCCAAAACCACGTCATCATCGCCAACCTTCTCCAAAGACTCCTACCATAAAAGTAGCACCATCTGCAGACACTCGGAAACAGGGTTCCGAAAACACCAGAACAAATTGGGAACCACCCGGGCATCCGGGTGGTAAACTTTCCGGAAATACAGGTTCCATTTTAGGAACACCGAACATGCACTGGCATATTTCCGGGCCCGGAATACCTGCCGTGAACACACATTGGAGCACTTCAGTGGTTAGCCAGGGAACCAGAGGTTCGAGTCAGACTTCACCAAGATATAATAATcatagtggtggtggtgggagaCACTCTGGTTCAAAGGACAGGAGTAATAACCATCAACATGGTGGTGTAGATTCAGGGGTTAGTAAGAGTAGTAGGCCTAATTCATGGAGCAGACAGTCTTCttttggtggtggtggagggggaGGAGGAGGGCCGTCAAGGCCGCTGCCGCCGCCACCTCGAGGAGGGCCACGTGTTTGTAAATTTTATGAGAGTGGGTATTGTAAGAAGGGTGCATCCTGTAAGTATTTGCACCCTTAG